One genomic window of Anguilla anguilla isolate fAngAng1 chromosome 13, fAngAng1.pri, whole genome shotgun sequence includes the following:
- the ppfia4 gene encoding liprin-alpha-4 isoform X3 — protein MMCEVMPTINEGDSVSPRRGSQNGSDSDSNFEQLMVNMLDERDKLLESLRETQETLIQSQTKLQDAQHERDILQRQINSALPQEFATLTKELNVCREQLLEKEEEISELKAERNNTRLLLEHLECLVSRHERSLRMTVVKRQAPPPSGVSSEVEVLKALKSLFEHHKALDEKVRERLRVALERVTTLETQLCAATQELSVVRQRKDKMEGGDSLDKMDGSKPTWKRLPNGSIDAHDEASRTLELQELLDKANKELAQSKERVGALTSRVGELETELSTSRKDLLKTEELNNKYQRDIREKEDMEERITTLEKRYLAAQRETTSIHDLNDKLENELATKDSLHRQSEDKVRHLTELLELAEQRLQQTMRKAETLPEVEAELAQRVAALSKAEERHGNIEERLRQLESQLEEKNQELGRARQREKMNEEHNKRLSDTVDRLLTESNERLQLHLKERMAALEDKNALIHDLEGAQKQLEEFHLTKERLIGEIEKLRAEIDHLKRRSGVFGDGVHPRSHLGSATDLRFSVVDPQGEHFSTGAVIRRAQKGRLAALRDEPTKILAVVEQDWDRSQPPSLRASVTHLVESDPELSDLDDDDRETMFGSAELLSPSGHSDAQTLAIMLQEQLDAINEEIRMIQVEKESAELRVDEMESRVTSGSMDALNVTLRPRSSIPTSVTALSLASSSPPISGRSTPKLSARSTAHELGIMTLPSDLRKHRRKVLSPVSRDEAREDKATIKCETSPPSSPRNLRLEPMSFSQLSGSLDDGRGGKKKGIKSSIGRLFGKKEKSRLEQQLGKEGSVTTVAVPGTLAAPGTLAAADFEMAIGDTMTLGKLGTQAERDRRMRKKHELLEDARRKGQPFAQWDGPTVVSWLELWVGMPAWYVAACRANVKSGAIMSALSDTEIQREIGISNPLHRLKLRLAIQEMVSLTSPSAPLTSRTSSGNVWVTHEEMENLASSSKAENEEGSWAQTLAYGDMNHEWIGNEWLPSLGLPQYRSYFMECLVDARMLDHLTKKDLRTHLKMVDSFHRASLQYGIMCLKRLNYDRKELDRRREECQQDIKDALVWTNEQVMHWVQSIGLKEYSANLLESGVHGALIALDENFDFYSMALILQIPMQNTQARQVLEREFNNVLALGTDRRLDESDDRPLHRSPSWRKRFRPREGQGLGTLPGSMETLPAGFRLTAMSMPPSLAMVPRKLQPEAGPPAPQRLDPSAVRTYSC, from the exons GAGTTTGCCACGCTGACGAAGGAGCTGAATGTGTGCAGGGAGCAGCTgctggagaaagaggaggagatcTCTGAGCTGAAAGCCGAGAGGAACAACACCAGG ctgctgctggagcaccTGGAGTGCCTGGTGTCCCGCCACGAGCGCTCGCTCAGGATGACCGTGGTCAAGcggcaggctccgcccccctcggGCGTGTCCAGCGAGGTGGAGGTCCTCAAGGCGCTGAAGTCCCTGTTCGAGCACCACAAGGCCCTGGATGAGAAG GTGCGAGAGAGACTGCGGGTGGCGCTGGAGAGAGTAACCAcactggagacacagctgtgtgctGCTACACAGGAG ctCTCTGTAGTCCGGCAGAGGAAAGACAAGATGGAGGGCGGGGACTCCCTGGACAAGATGGACGGGTCCAAGCCCACCTGGAAG AGGCTCCCTAACGGCTCGATCGATGCGCACGACGAGGCAAGCCGCAcgctggagctgcaggagctcCTGGACAAGGCCAATAAGGAGCTGGCGCAGAGCAAGGAGCGCGTGGGCGCGCTGACCTCCCGCGTGGGCGAGCTGGAGACCGAGCTCAGCACCTCCCGCAAGGACCTCCTCAAGACCGAGGAGCTCAACAACAAGTACCAGCGTGACATCCGCGAG AAGGAGGACATGGAGGAGCGGATTACCACCTTAGAGAAGCGTTACCTGGCTGCGCAGAGAGAGACCACATCCATCCACGACCTCAACGACAAGCTGGAGAACGAGCTGGCCACCAAGGACTCGCTGCATCGCCAg agtgagGATAAGGTGCGGCACCTGACGGAGCTGCTGGAGTTGGCGGAGCAGCGGCTGCAGCAGACCATGAGGAAGGCGGAGACTCTCCCAGAGGTGGAGGCGGAGCTAGCGCAGAGAGTGGCAGCTCTCAGCAAG GCCGAGGAGCGCCATGGCAACATTGAGGAGCGTCTGAGGCAGCTGGAGTcccagctggaggagaagaacCAGGAGCTGGGGAGG GCCCGGCAGAGGGAGAAGATGAACGAGGAGCACAACAAGCGCCTGTCGGACACGGTGGACCGGCTGCTGACCGAGTCCAATGAGAGGCTGCAGCTGCATCTGAAGGAGCGCATGGCCGCGCTGGAGGACAAg AACGCGCTGATCCATGATCTGGAGGGCGCGcagaagcagctggaggagTTCCATCTCACCAAG GAGAGGCTGATTGGGGAGATCGAGAAGCTGCGGGCCGAGATCGACCACCTGAAGCGCAGGAGCGGAGTGTTTGGGGATGGGGTACACCCGAG GTCTCACCTGGGCAGTGCCACAGACCTGCGCTTCTCCGTGGTCGACCCCCAGGGGGAGCACTTCAGCACCGGGGCCGTCATCCGCCGCGCCCAGAAAGGACGGCTGGCTGCCCTGCGGGACGAGCCCACCAAG ATCCTGGCGGTGGTGGAGCAGGACTGGGACCGGTCGCAGCCCCCCAGCCTGCGGGCCAGCGTGACGCACCTGGTGGAGAGCGACCCCGAGCTGTCGGACCTGGACGACGACGACCGCGAGACCATGTTCGGCTCGGCCGAGCTGCTCTCCCCGAGCGGCCACTCCGACGCTCAGACGCTCGCCATCAtgctgcaggagcagctggacGCCATCAACGAGGAGATCAG gatgaTCCAGGTGGAGAAGGAGTCTGCTGAGCTGCGGGTGGATGAGATGGAGAGCCGTGTGACCAGCGGCAGCATGGACGCCCTCAACGTGACGCTCCGCCCCCGCTCCTCCATCCCCACCTCCGTCACCGCCCTGTCActggccagctcctccccccccatcaGCGGGCGCTCCACGCCCAAACTATCGGCCCGCTCCACCGCCCACGAGCTGGGCATCATGACCCTg CCGAGCGATTTAAGGAAGCACCGCAGGAAAGTCCTC TCCCCGGTGTCACGTGACGAGGCCCGCGAGGACAAGGCCACCATCAAGTGCGAGACgtcccccccctcgtccccccgcAACCTGCGGCTGGAGCCCATGAGCTTCAGCCAGCTGAGCGGCAGCCTGGACGACGGGCGAGG GGGGAAGAAGAAGGGCATTAAGTCCTCCATCGGACGACTCTTCgggaagaaggagaagagccGTCTGGAACAGCAGCTGGGAAAGGAAGGATCAGTCACCACCGTGGCTGTTCCAGGTACTCTGGCTGCTCCAGGTACTCTGGCTGCTGCAG ATTTCGAGATGGCGATCGGGGACACCATGACCCTGGGCAAGCTGGGGACCCAGGCCGAGCGGGACCGCAGGATGAGGAAGAA GCACGAGCTCCTGGAGGATGCTCGTAGGAAAGGCCAGCCCTTCGCCCAATGGGACGGCCCCACCGTGGTATCCTGGCTGGAG CTGTGGGTGGGCATGCCCGCCTGGTACGTGGCGGCGTGCCGGGCCAACGTGAAGAGCGGCGCCATCATGTCGGCGCTGTCGGACACGGAGATCCAGCGGGAGATCGGCATCAGCAACCCGCTGCACCG GCTCAAGCTGCGGCTCGCCATCCAGGAGATGGTGTCCCTGACCAGCCCCTCGGCCCCGCTCACCTCCCGCACC TCCTCCGGAAATGTGTGGGTGACTCACGAGGAAATGGAGAACCTGGCATCCTCCAGCAAAGCG GAGAATGAGGAGGGGAGCTGGGCTCAG ACCCTGGCGTACGGGGACATGAACCACGAGTGGATCGGGAACGAGTGGCTGCCCAGCCTGGGCCTGCCCCAGTACCGCAGCTACTTCATGGAGTGCCTGGTGGACGCCCGCATGCTGGACCACCTGACCAAGAAGGACCTGCGCACGCATCTCAAAATGGTCGACAGTTTCcaccg AGCCAGTTTGCAGTACGGGATAATGTGTCTGAAGCGTTTGAATTACGATCGTAAAGAACTGGACCGGAGGAGAGAAGAGTGTCAGCAAGATATTAAAG ACGCCCTGGTGTGGACCAATGAGCAGGTGATGCACTGGGTGCAGTCCATCGGGCTGAAGGAGTACAGCGCTAACCTGCTGGAGAGCGGCGTGCACGGAGCCCTCATCGCCCTGGACGAGAACTTCGACTTCTACAGCATGGCGCTCATCCTGCAGATCCCCATgcagaacacacag GCCCGGCAGGTTCTGGAGCGGGAGTTCAACAACGTGCTGGCGCTGGGTACCGACCGTCGGCTCGATGAG AGCGATGACAGGCCTCTCCACCGCTCGCCGTCGTGGAGGAAGCGGTTCCGCCCGCGGGAGGGGCAGGGCTTGGGCACGCTGCCCGGCTCCATGGAAACGCTGCCCGCCGGCTTCCGCCTCACCGCCATGTCTatgcccccctccctggccATGGTGCCCAGGAAGCTGCAGCCGGAAG CCGGACCCCCGGCCCCTCAGAGGCTAGACCCCTCCGCCGTTCGGACTTACTCATGCTAA